In Clupea harengus chromosome 12, Ch_v2.0.2, whole genome shotgun sequence, the sequence AAGGCAAGCTGCTGATCTTAAGTGGGACTGCAGGGGCTGGGAATGCGGTGGGAGTGTTGgtcaccggggggggggggagagagactgcTATGGCACTTTGGGAGGCAGGCCAAGGGGTCTGATTTCAGGGTTGATATGAGAAAAGTAGAAAAAAGCGTTTGGGCTCTAAGAGGCAAGTTCCTGTAGAGACTGTACATGTGCTGCCCATCAGACAGGGGCAGTGGGAGAATCAGGCCAAACCCGTCACTCATCCAAATCAACTTAGATATTCCAAACAATATACAGCTGTTGGCAAGTTGTTGCCGAATGCCCTTCATATACATAGATAGGggtgaacgattaattgcatttgcgatttaatcgcgatatgatagaacgcgattttctaaccgcaacgttcgcgattaaaaaacgtggtctaaaaaaataaaaaaaataaatctttttttttttttttttaagatggtacattttgcacacagtgtttaaaaagtgcatgcctagtgtttatacttaaaattactttttttaaataacttaaatgcacagtggcaaagccaccgatttgttgttcttgtttctgtaatgagcagttaaataaaaatgtaaaatgtgggaaagaatattttacactaaatgtatctaatattgtgttggtcatatttaaatcattcattacgttttgttggggaaaaaaagaggataaaaaaaaaaaatcgcatattaaatcgtaatcgcaatattttggtaaaaaaatcgcaattagattattttcccaaatcgttcagccctatacATAGATGTGCTAAACTTTATCTTTCAATGTGTTCCTTCCAGCTCCAAAGATGAAACTTCCACTGTGTTTTAACTAACAGACAGCCGGGACACATCTAATGGACACCTCACCTTCAAACTCATTGCGTGTAGCGGGGAAGActccagaggcagagagatagactAGTAGCGCGCTATTGGCTGGCAGCTCCTGCAAACATGGAGTCATGGAACTCAAGTCAGCCAATTGCAGTCTTTGcaacacacaataaacaatgcCAGATGTGTGAAGCATATGTTGTTCATctgcaaatacattttgaaacacaaacacacacacacacacacacacacacacacaaaaacatcttgCTGTCAGTCCAGAAAATGTTACGGAATAATGCTTACGGAAGCCTATATGAAACAGTGTTCTATATGTTTAAAGTGCGCGTCAAGTGTGCTTGTCGCCGTGACAGCTTGATGTATGTTTTTACTATtgatacccacacaaacatcaaagaCCAGAGACGGCGGCAGAGAGGCGCTCTCAGCAGCCAGCACAGATTATGTAACTATAGTAACAGCCGAGGATAGTGacagaaatggggggggggcgcatTTGATACTAGAGTGTGATACTACTGAatcacaggaggagagagagggagggagcgagagagagagtaaaagaggaggagagagagggagagggagagagtaaaagaggaggagagagagagggagcgagagaaaatgagagtgcTGTCGAGTGACAGAGTAAGAGTGGAATCACAGACAAAGCTAGAAAGACGGAACGAGACAGAGGATGTGGGAGAATGAAGAGGGGATGCAAGGAGGACAGAAAAAGTGAAGGGATGGGCGGAAAccaagaaagagagcgagagggagagggagagggagagagagagagagagagggagagagagaaagaaagggagagagagaggggggtgacagagagagagagggagggagagaggggggagggggggagagagagagagagagggagagggggagagatagagaggggggagaggtgagtgaaggaggagaggacacagaTCTGCACAGTGGGACTCTCTCCAGGCACACTGGCATGTAGTCAGCGGCGTGTTCCAAACGAGCTGTCAATCACGCCCTGAAGACAAACACTAACAGCACTGGGGCCAGGAGGTCCACagccctctctctatcctcagCTCGTGGACCGCTGCCATACACAAGAAGGCCGTCTGGCATCCGAAGCAGCTCCACGGGCCAACCTGCATTACCACCCAGAGAGGATGCTGCTCCTGCACCCAGGGCTTTGGGTCGGGTGGACAGCGCACGTGCACACCTAGTCTGGCCACTGTTTGAAACTGCTGTGCCTCAAATAAATAAGCAGCCTCTCAGAATGGCAGTTAGCATGTTGCTGGTGTGGACGCTGGGTCCTCACGCCCCGGTCCAGCTGGCATACGTGAGGGTATTTATTGTTCTAGagtgactgggggggggggggggagcagccAGACGCAGCAGGGTGTGTACGCCATGAACGGCCCAAATCGTATTTCACTGCGGCCGCGGTGAGTTacagaggatgatgaagatgtacGGAGAGGAAGAGCGGTGCGCTCAAGGTCAGGAAGTCGACGGGAAAAGATacaggggagagaaagtgactgataaagagatggaaggagagagagaggctaagatggaaggagagagaggcaaagatggaaggagagagaggcaaagatggaaggagagagagagagagagagagagagagagagagagagagagagagagaggaattaaCGACGGAGCTGTAAACTAGAGTGTGACAAACAGAGTGCTAGTGAGTGTTAAGAATGAAAGGGTAGGGATGCAGAAAGAGATGGGGGTTGAACAATTACTCTACTCCGACtgtggaggggagtgtgtgtgtgtgtgtgtgtgtgtgtgtgtgtgtgtgtgtgtgtgtgtgtgtgtgtgtgtgtgtgagagagtgtgtgtgtttgcgggcaGACCTTGAAGGAGGCCGAGAGGAAGGTGTAGAGCTGGCTGAAGGTGGGCTTGTAGAGTAGGTACTTGTGAGGGTTCTCCCTCTTGGCTGGCTTCTCATTGGGCtcctgtggaggagagagagagagagagaggaacggaaAAGGAAGATGTTGACTGTTGAGCCGTATTAGCAGTAGCAATGATGGAAAGCATGATTTGGTAAATGGGTAAGTAGGCCTATCAATTTcttagagaggagaagagagacagagggagagagatacacagagagagagagagagagagagagaggaactgttTTGAAGATATTGACTGTtgtcagagaagaaaagagagaaagagtgtccctgagagagagagagagagagcgtgagagaggaaCGGTTTGGGAGATATTGACTGTTgtcagagaggaaaagagagagaaggagaaagagaaagagagagaaagagagagagagagaccctgagagaacagagtgagagagagagagagaaagagagagagagcggtgtgGTGTAGAGTGCTCCAGTGCCCTCACCAAGGTCCCGGTCTTGCTGGTCTGTGTGGCCAGGTTGACTGGCTCTCTCTCCAGGGCTTGCAGCATACGGAACATGTCAACGGTCAGCTCACTGAACTTCACCTgtggagagccacacacacatcgcacaactcagcatgtacacacacagtacacacgcCCCAGACCTGGGACAGCTGAGAGctgaacacatatgcacacacacacacacacacacacacacacacacacacacacacacacacacacaattatataagcttagcagacacacacacacgaaaaaacTCACTACACCACCCTAAAAACCTCAAAACACCATCAAAGATCTAACTTCCTGCACCAGGAACTCACACTtgccacaccacaaacacaaacacacacacacacacacacatcagagaataATTCAAGACTGTGCCATGGCAATGCACACCAGAGATTACAGATCTTGCAGCTAAAtcacctcaaaaaaaaaaaaaaaaagccacacacaTGAGATCGGATCCCTCCTCTAGTGCACCATGGTAACACACTTCACAGTGGCAAAGGTCTCTCAGGTGAGTCGCCATAGCGACACACACCAGAGACCTCCAAACATAACAGCACCCTGTGAGAGCCTGAcacaacaccattaacacaccACACTGCCTTCAACAACAGGCCTCCTCACTGCACACACCCAGCTATTCATGATCAAACCTCCAACCTGTCTGTTTTTACTGGACAAGCACATGGAGCAAAGCCGTAGACCAAGAGAACCGGGAGAACTGGAACTAAAAAGAACTGGGGGAACTGGAACTAAAGTTCATTGTGAGAAAGATCAGGGAAAGAACCAGGACCTGGTCTTGTGGGCATCTAACGTGTTCTAAGCGGTTCAGCCAGTTTAAAAGCTTTTTCCACACTACTATTTCAGTTTTCAAGATCAATACCTGTCAGCCATTAACAGGGCAGAAATGAATCGTGACCACCGCAGGCAGGATATGGGGAGACAGTGCCTTTAGACTATGGTATAGGTTGTTTCAGCTATTAAAACAAAATGTTGCCATGTTGACACCACAGCGATACTTTCTCAAACCATTTTCCAAAGTAAGGAGCAAAGGTTTATCAAGCGTCCCTGGCCCAGATGTGACCCAGACCCCTCACAGAACTCTAGTGCTTCTGATCAATGAGGCAGATGGactgagaaaaggaaaaaaaaaaggactcaAGCTTGGTGTAAAGGGCAACAAAGACGATGTTTAACCAGAGCCAGTAAAAGAAGAGGGGACGAGCAATCATTTTTCACCAAATACCATTATACTGGTTTACAGCCAAACAATGCCATTAGGACTTTTAAGGGTGCTAATTAGCCATTTTTGGAGAAAATTGGAAGTCCAAATTCTTCAGCAAGGACCGTGATAGGAACTACGTGTTCTGGCTCGAAAAAGCCATACAAAAATGTTCAGACGGTTACCACAATGTCGTCATGTAATAACCATGACCATTTCATTATCACATGATTTGATCTCATCAATGCCAAGCCTGTTGCTCAGTGTTGGTCTGTTAACGGGTTTATTTCAATAAAAGAGCAGCCTACCTTTACTTCCATGTTATCCTGTGCAGGCAGCAATTGAGTGtagagtgatacagagagagttGTCGGAGGGAAATAGTACAAAGAGAAGACTTTTTTTTCACAGGGTGACCACATTTACACCAGATCACATTTATATGGAAAAGATTTGGGGGAAAGGATTGTCTTTGCAAAATGGAAATTATTTTGCCTGAGCTCCTATGACACCAATGAAGAGGTTTATTAATACGTTTCTCCCAACAGGCTCATTTTGGTTTGATAGTGTCAGAATTGCTTTGTTGGTGTAAAAgtgtaaaatataatataatggtattttgtgaAATCGATGGGACAGCACAGGAAATGAGGACCACAGAGTCAGGCTTACGCTGCACAACAAAGACAAACTCctcatgtgttcattcagtttCAAACGTTTCGTTCACCGTTAAACATGCTTGTTAATGCTTGTTAAACATGCCTGGGACATATTTTAACATGTAACTTATTTGAACGCGGTACAATTTACTGAACACATTTATTAAGCTATCCAATTCATGATGAAATGAAGTGACGACACTGAATTCTTCAGTGGCAGTAAATCTGTGTGTAAATTGCACAGTGTAAGCCTGGCGTAAGAGAACACTCCGGTaaagggaggcagaggagaaaCCTGAGCGGTGCAGTTGCCGATGATGAGGGCGTCGGCCAGGGTGAGCTGACCAACCACCATGCCCTGTTCCAGCGGGGGCACGCCTCCCTCCAGCAGCCGATTGGACGTGACCACCACGGCGTTGTCGTCATTCAGCACGATCACCGGGTCCGCCTGAAGAGACGAGGTGAAacagacagcaacacacacacacacacacacacacacacacacacacacacacatatcagcataaagacacacaaacatagaacacacacacacacacaggcatacattaATAAATCATAGTGGATTGTCGCTCCATGAGTAAAGATGAGGGCTCATGATTCATTGAGTCCCTGTCCTCTACATCCAGCTGTGCACTAATGGCACTggggctggggaggggaggggaggggaggggagcacaCTCCACAAAGGCAGCCACCTCCTGCACTCACTTATAGGCCtcacctccacactcactcataggccacacctccacactcactcataggcAGCCACCTCCTGCACTCACTTATAGGCCtcacctccacactcactcataggccacacctccacactcactcataggcAGCCACCTCCTGCACTCACTCATAGgccacacctccacactcactcataggccacacctccacactcactcataggcagccacctccacactcactcataggccacacctccacactcactcataggccacacctccacactcactcataggccacaccttcacactcactcataggcAGCCACCTCCACACTCAGTCATAggccacacctgcacacactcataggccacacctccacactcactcataggcAGCCACCTCCACACTCAGTCATAGgccacacctccacactcactcataggccacacctccacactcactcataggccacacctccacactcactcataggccacaccttcacactcactcataggccacacctccacactcactcataggcCACACCTCCTGCACTCACTCATAGgccacacctccacactcactcataggccacacctccacactcactcataggccacacctccacactcactcataggcagccacctcctgcacacactcataggccacacctccacactcactcataggcagccacctccacactcactcataggccacacctccacactcactcataggcagccacctccacactcactcataggccacacctccacactcactcataggcagccacctccacactcactcataggccacacctccacactcactcataggccacacctccacactcactcataggcagccacctccacactcactcataggcAGCCACCTCCTGCACTCACCTCCACAAAGGCAGCCACCTCCTGCAGCACCAGGTTCCACTCTAGCTGGTCCTCAGTGTTAAACCGCTGGGTGTAGTCCTCGATCTCCTCAGacagctcctgcacacacacacacacagtcacagatagtacacatgtatacatgcatacacacaggtgcacacacacacacaaacacagtgacagatagtacacatgtatacatgcatacacacaggtgcacacacacacacacacacacacacacacacacatacacacacacacacagtcacagatagTACACgtataaatgcatacacacaggtgcatgcacatgcacgcacacgcacacacacatacacacagtcacagaaagtacacacatgcacacacacacacaggtacacacacacaaacacctccacaccacaaatgcacatgcacacacagataatgaATTGAAGGATGTGCAATCAATCATTGTCATGGATTTAATCATGTCATGTCTGtagcactccctccctctctgtctctcacacacacacacacacacacacacacacacttgaatgacTCCAAGGTGTCTTTACCTTCACCAAAACTTTCACGAGGTCCATCTTGTTTAGGAGCAAACACACCACGATGTAGCGGGCATAGTACCTCAGCTTCTTCACGACCAACTCAGGCCTGCCGgagaacaggacaggacaggagaggagcagacaagaggagaggaggggagagataggagagagacgaggagcACAGAGAAGAATAAAAGGGATCAAAAAGAAGAGGACAAGACATGGGAGAATGGGAAGAGCAGAGAAacgacaataaaaaaaaagagagaccaAAGACGCGAGCAGTTGTGAAGTGAACCTCGAACCCAAACGCTCcccgatcccccccccccccaacagcaggagtctctcactcctcactcactcacctctcctccttgCTGACCTGGTAGTAGTAGGAGCGCTGGCGGATGGCCGAGTAGAAGGAGAAGGCTTCGTTCAGGTAGCTGGTTTCCGACGTGCGGAGGCTGAGAGGAGCAACAACGGGACAAGACACTCAGTTGCACTGGGAGACACTGGGAGCCAAGATGGCGGCTATGGGAGAGTGCAGGCGGAGGCTGAGAGGAGCAACAACGGGACAAGACACTCAGTTGCACTGGGAGACACTGGGAGCCAAGATGGCGGCTATGGGAGAGTGCAGGCGGAGGCTGAGAGGAGCAACAACGGGACAAGACACTCAGTTGCACTGGGAGACACTGGGAGCCAAGATGGCGGCTATGGGAGAGTGCAGGCGGAGGCTGAGAGGAGCAACAACGGGACAAGACACTCAGTTGCACTGGGAGACACTGGGAGCCAAGATGGCGGCTATGGGAGAGTGCAGGCGGAGGCTGAGAGGCGCTCTTACTAGTAGTGGTAGTACAGTTGGCCAATCTTGGAGGCCACCTCCCCGATCTGCCATCGTTTAAGGCCGTACCGATTGTCCAGCACCTGTCTGCTctcgcgcacgcacgcacacacacacacacacacacacacacacacacacacacacacacacacacacacacacacacacacacacacacacacacacacacgcacacgcacacgcacacacagggaattaaaatgaaattgTCTTGTATGTAACTTAATACGAGGTAAATGTTTCCTCAACACTTTCCTTTCAATTGATTAtcaatgttttattttcctGTGGACTCCCATTCTTACTCAAACACATTCTGTGGATGCAAACACTCTGGGATACTGATCCAATcgttcctcttctcttctcttctcttctcatccttCGTCTcaatcttcctctcttccctgctCATCTCATCCTGTCACAAAATCTCCTCcttcatgtctctgtctctcccttcctttccttctctctctctctctctctatccctctctctctagctctccttTATATGTTCAATCTAATTTTGGAGGTGCGTCCTCTTTGTGGCTCTGTAATGACCTTCCGCAGCTCTCAGAGTTGAGGCTAAATATATTCATCTTGAGATGTCCTATCCATCACATGATTTATTAATAAAAAACTTTACTTTAGGACTAATCCTCTTTTCCTTcgccttcttccctctctctctctcgcgcgccttctcgctctttctctcgctaTAAGCTTCCAAGACTTCCTTCCTCTATCCCGCTATCCCTTTCCTTGAGTATCTTCCCCTCTATAACTTAAACCACATTCCTTCCtcaattctccctctctctcttgtctctctctccctcctctctcttctctccctcttctctctcttcttctctgaaCGGCCCTATCTGTGTGCTTTGatgctttcatctctctctcagtgctggGCTCAGGGCGGCCGCACTGacctgtgctgctgctggaacTTCCACAGCTTGGTGTAGACGTCAAACGTGCGGCCGAAGTAGGACTGCCACTGCTTGTGCCCATACTGGGGCAGATCTCTGCagaaacgagagaaagagagggagagagagagggagagagaaagggagagagagagagaaagggagagatggagagaggattcATGGGTCAGTTTGATTTATTAATCAGCAGCCATGCTGCTGAGGGGAGGTGACTGATGTCCTCATCGCTGTCTCACATGCAGAGGACCCTGTCTCACATGCAGAGGACCCTGTCTCACATGCAGAGGACGCTGTCTCACATGCAGAGGACCCTGTCTCACATGCAGAGGACGCTGTCTCACATGCAGAGGACCCTGTCTCACATGCAGAGGACGCTGTCTCACATGCAGAGGACCCTGTCTCACATGCAGAGGACCCTGTCTCACATGCAGAGGACGCTGTCTCACATGCAGAGGACCCTGTCTCACATGCAGAGGACCCTGTCTCACATGCAGAGGACGCTGTCTCACATGCAGAGGACGCTGTCTCACATGCAGAGGACGCTGTCTCACATGCAGAGGACCCTGTCTCACATGCAGAGGAAGCTGTCTCACATGCAGAGGACGCCCTGTCAGTTCCCTGGCAGCCGAGAGTGCGTTCACATCTAAGACTCGTGGCATCTCTGCACTCTGAGGGGAACTGTTAGGGAGACTGAGCGGAGAACAAAACCCAAAACCCTTTCATCTTTAGTAGACCGTGCAGATAAAAACAGGCGTCTCTCAGACTGAATGTTACGCTTCTGCCGTTTGCTTGCTTTGGAAAGGCACGGGgcgaaataaataaagaatcgGAGGCCAAtcaaataaacagacagacagacgggtaGAGATGACACAGGCGGTTGTGGGGGTTACTAATGCGAGAATGgaggtgtgtttgcgtgtgtgagacaaaccgcagaggagagagagccaagATGAAAGGgaacgggagggagagagagagagagagagagagagagagagagagagggagagagggagagagggagagagggaggatgaggtaTCAGAGAGAGGCTTAGAGATGGAAAGACctagggagtgggagagaaagaagaaaggaaagagaatgagaaaaagagggagaaacaaaaagagacagacagagacagcaaaagaggaagggggagtgtgtgtgtgtgtgtgtgtgtgtgtaagaaaaaaaagagagaaagagaggaggctagtatgtgtgtaagagtgagtgaaagagagactaagaaagagggaggggggcaagGGAAAGTTAGAGTGTATAAGAGtgcaagagagggaaagagatagtgagggagagatagagagagcgagagagagggaaagagagagggagcgagggagggaaagagagagggagcgagggagaaaaagagagagggagggaaagagagagggagcgagggagggacagagagagggagcgagggagaaaaagagagagggagggaaagagagagggagcgagggagggacagagagagggagggaaagagagagggagcgagggagggacagagaggggtgcGGGGGCCGGGCGCTGGTGACTCATAAGTGTGGTGATGTCATCAGAAGCGATGCACTGTGCCCATCAGCTGGAGCTCTGACCAAcgctttcatttctttctccatttccctccttttcctccctccgtAGCCCCCCTCCCTactccctccattcctcctaGCTCAGGGATCCATTGTTATCGGTGATGGGGTTGCCATGACAACGCATCTGGAGAGGGGTTGAATAACGTGGCGAAAAAGCGGTGGCTGGCTGCAGTTGaagaagtgtacacacacagagatacacacacagaaacacacacacacacacacacacacacacacacacacacacacacacacacccgccatCAGGATCAAAATCACACCCGCAGCAGCCACTGACAAGCCACCAGTGTTCTTCTCCCCTGAGCGCATGTGGTGGAGGGGTTACTTTaaggcagtgtatgtgtgtgtgtgtgtgtgtgtgtgtgtgtgtgtgtgtgtgtgggaagcaACCCCATCTTTAAGCGATGAGAGCAAAGCTGAACACACCCCCGccagacacacaaatgctgaTGGAATACCGAGTACAGGTAGGATAATCCAGCCAGCTGGCTCATGGCCCAGCAGGGAACagtcctctgacacacacacacacacacacacacacacctctctggctctttcactcactcacacacacacacacacacacacacacacatatctctctctttggctctctttcacacaaacacacacacacctctgactctctttcacatacacacacctctctctctcttgttatgGCTCTCTTCCAtgcctatacacacactaaaacatacAGCTCAGAATAGTGCTTCTGCCGGTGTCACACTATCagtcctcacacatacacacacacacacacacacacacacacacacacacacacacacacacacacgcacacgcacacgcacacgcacacgcacacgcacacgcgcacgcacacgcacgcacgcgcgcacacacgcacacacaactgaaTATCACTGGAGTGATAAATCGCTGGTTGAAAAAAATATTGCCTGATACCACACAATCCCTTGGCAGACTATCAATGaagaaatgtacacacacaaatacacacaccacacacacacacacacacacacaca encodes:
- the scai gene encoding protein SCAI isoform X1; this encodes MTGLGAEDDIPLGERKTVTDFCYLLDKSKQLFNGLRDLPQYGHKQWQSYFGRTFDVYTKLWKFQQQHRQVLDNRYGLKRWQIGEVASKIGQLYYHYYLRTSETSYLNEAFSFYSAIRQRSYYYQVSKEERPELVVKKLRYYARYIVVCLLLNKMDLVKVLVKELSEEIEDYTQRFNTEDQLEWNLVLQEVAAFVEADPVIVLNDDNAVVVTSNRLLEGGVPPLEQGMVVGQLTLADALIIGNCTAQDNMEVKVKFSELTVDMFRMLQALEREPVNLATQTSKTGTLEPNEKPAKRENPHKYLLYKPTFSQLYTFLSASFKELPANSALLVYLSASGVFPATRNEFEGPYDVGGVLTNTNRDVVNGETMQKRNQAQKEMHCLHPGDLYPFTRKPLFVVVDSSNSTAYKNFTNLFGQPIVCLLSPTAYPKSMQDQSQRGSLFTLFLYNPLMGFLSVCGLSSMRRGLWEKAQEFLRKVYRDIGQLITRSRAIDQAFLQFYGDEFLRLLMIRFVFCSATLRLHKLFRESRSFPDSYPQLPKQDTIENTALQKHVHELAAMLDVQNLFCDSTLDNY
- the scai gene encoding protein SCAI isoform X2; its protein translation is MTGLGAEDDIPLGERKTVTDFCYLLDKSKQLFNGLRDLPQYGHKQWQSYFGRTFDVYTKLWKFQQQHRQVLDNRYGLKRWQIGEVASKIGQLYYHYYLRTSETSYLNEAFSFYSAIRQRSYYYQVSKEERPELVVKKLRYYARYIVVCLLLNKMDLVKVLVKELSEEIEDYTQRFNTEDQLEWNLVLQEVAAFVEADPVIVLNDDNAVVVTSNRLLEGGVPPLEQGMVVGQLTLADALIIGNCTAQVKFSELTVDMFRMLQALEREPVNLATQTSKTGTLEPNEKPAKRENPHKYLLYKPTFSQLYTFLSASFKELPANSALLVYLSASGVFPATRNEFEGPYDVGGVLTNTNRDVVNGETMQKRNQAQKEMHCLHPGDLYPFTRKPLFVVVDSSNSTAYKNFTNLFGQPIVCLLSPTAYPKSMQDQSQRGSLFTLFLYNPLMGFLSVCGLSSMRRGLWEKAQEFLRKVYRDIGQLITRSRAIDQAFLQFYGDEFLRLLMIRFVFCSATLRLHKLFRESRSFPDSYPQLPKQDTIENTALQKHVHELAAMLDVQNLFCDSTLDNY